In Microbacterium galbinum, a single window of DNA contains:
- a CDS encoding DUF4232 domain-containing protein: protein MDATEETQPNRRRVWITLSALIVVIALAVLGAIFVPPLLAGTPSTEPSASATPTTPPRDIVDPDAPRPTQTPTPAAGATDEPFAELSPVAPDQTIVTEEGIEISLSSLQAVDGQATLAGETSGPAIRATVRITNTGDEPLDLEYVAVNAYIGEDRAPAGTLTQPGGAPFEGTVEPGDSAEGTYLFSVPEADRDDVTLTVDYLFGAKVAVFRGDLR, encoded by the coding sequence ATGGACGCAACCGAAGAGACGCAGCCGAATCGACGGCGCGTGTGGATCACACTGTCGGCGCTGATCGTGGTGATCGCGCTCGCGGTCCTGGGCGCGATCTTCGTGCCGCCGCTGCTCGCCGGAACGCCGAGCACCGAGCCTTCGGCATCCGCCACTCCCACCACTCCTCCGCGCGACATCGTCGATCCCGATGCCCCGCGACCGACGCAAACGCCGACGCCCGCGGCCGGCGCGACCGACGAGCCCTTCGCCGAACTGAGCCCGGTCGCCCCCGACCAGACGATCGTCACCGAGGAGGGCATCGAGATCTCGCTGTCGTCGCTGCAGGCCGTCGACGGTCAGGCCACTCTCGCGGGCGAGACCTCCGGTCCCGCGATCCGCGCGACCGTGCGCATCACGAACACCGGCGACGAGCCGCTCGACCTCGAGTACGTGGCGGTCAACGCCTACATCGGCGAGGATCGTGCACCGGCCGGCACGCTGACGCAGCCCGGCGGCGCACCGTTCGAGGGCACCGTGGAACCCGGCGACTCCGCCGAGGGCACCTACCTGTTCTCGGTGCCCGAGGCCGACCGCGACGACGTCACCCTGACCGTGGACTACCTGTTCGGCGCCAAGGTCGCCGTGTTCCGCGGAGACCTGCGCTGA
- a CDS encoding polysaccharide biosynthesis tyrosine autokinase: protein MTLQDYFQSLRNHWIVIVVLMVLGAGSAYGYSQFIDPEYRAESQVIVIPTRGENTSELVQGSNYVQSLVQTYTLLVKSPTVLDPVIDDLGLDETANRLARRVDVNVPLNTVVIEIGVTDASGESAAETANAIAQELATAVAGVSPVSADGEPAVRVDTISAARTPTVPISPNTRLNVMVGAVAGIALGVVFALLRRLLATRITTARTLSDATEVALLGEIPEASDTHTIARIIRSQPDGRVAEAMRQVAASLKFVDVDKNRRVILVTSCSAQEGKSSVSLGLALTLAEGGRSVLFIEADLRRPSTARYTQLEGSIGLTTVLIGDVELADAVQQWGRPGLDILTAGAQPPNPGQLLSSGGLHRIVDEARDSYDYVIIDTAPVLSVSDALWLSTMADGTLFVVRSNRTKAADLTRALGSLESTRTPVLGIVLNGVRGAAKSPYYTDEPRRGVRPRLAARAPR, encoded by the coding sequence ATGACACTGCAGGACTATTTCCAGTCGCTCAGGAACCACTGGATCGTGATCGTCGTGCTGATGGTGCTCGGCGCGGGTTCCGCATACGGGTACTCGCAGTTCATCGACCCCGAGTACCGGGCCGAGTCGCAGGTGATCGTGATCCCGACCCGGGGCGAGAACACCAGCGAGCTGGTGCAGGGGTCGAACTACGTGCAGAGCCTGGTGCAGACCTACACGCTCCTCGTGAAGTCGCCGACCGTGCTCGACCCGGTGATCGACGACCTCGGGCTCGACGAGACCGCCAACCGTCTGGCGCGACGGGTCGACGTCAACGTGCCCCTGAACACCGTCGTCATCGAGATCGGGGTGACGGATGCCAGTGGCGAGAGCGCGGCCGAGACCGCGAACGCGATCGCCCAGGAGCTCGCGACGGCCGTCGCGGGCGTCTCTCCGGTCAGCGCCGACGGCGAGCCCGCCGTGCGCGTCGACACGATCTCCGCCGCACGCACTCCGACGGTTCCGATCTCCCCGAACACCCGCCTGAACGTGATGGTGGGTGCCGTCGCCGGAATCGCGCTCGGTGTCGTCTTCGCGCTGCTCCGACGGCTTCTGGCCACCCGCATCACGACCGCGCGCACGCTGAGCGACGCCACCGAGGTCGCCCTCCTCGGCGAGATCCCCGAAGCATCCGACACCCACACGATCGCCCGCATCATCCGCTCGCAGCCCGACGGCCGCGTCGCCGAGGCGATGCGGCAGGTCGCCGCGAGCCTCAAGTTCGTCGACGTCGACAAGAACCGTCGCGTCATCCTCGTCACCTCGTGCTCGGCGCAGGAGGGCAAGTCGTCGGTGAGCCTCGGACTCGCCCTGACCCTCGCCGAGGGAGGGCGCTCGGTGCTGTTCATCGAGGCCGACCTGCGCCGCCCGAGCACCGCCCGCTACACCCAGCTCGAGGGCTCGATCGGCCTGACCACCGTGCTGATCGGCGACGTGGAGCTCGCCGACGCCGTGCAGCAGTGGGGTAGACCCGGACTCGACATCCTCACCGCCGGAGCGCAGCCCCCGAACCCCGGCCAGCTGCTGTCGAGCGGCGGACTGCATCGCATCGTCGACGAGGCGCGCGATTCCTACGACTACGTCATCATCGACACCGCGCCCGTGCTGTCGGTCAGCGACGCGCTGTGGCTGTCGACGATGGCCGACGGCACCCTGTTCGTCGTGCGCTCGAACCGCACCAAGGCCGCCGATCTCACGCGCGCCCTGGGTTCGCTCGAGTCGACCAGGACCCCGGTGCTCGGAATCGTGCTGAACG
- a CDS encoding glycosyl transferase, whose protein sequence is MAERPGPVRVMQSFGAPRVTTNPYITMLDRALADSDEVEHLRFSWRGAILGRYDVFHWHWPEVKLHGGSAVSSVGKYVLTALLSLRHSLSRRIAVVRTVHNLELPDDNAARLWLLRRIEHQADHRIVLNETTLLPEGTARSVILHGHYRDWYAPQPRADRVRGRLGTFGGVRRYKGVSGFVDAYAEARGDDRELSMTIGGKASTQELADDLRAQVEGLPGVTLQLAFLSDAELVELVTASELVVLAYRFMHNSGSVLAALSLDRPVLVPRNEPNEALAAEVGAEWVQMYEGEVDGRALLEALRAVRRIEAERPDLSRREWADAGASHAAAYRAALRSRWLGAKARGVDA, encoded by the coding sequence ATGGCTGAGCGCCCGGGGCCCGTGCGCGTCATGCAGTCCTTCGGGGCGCCGCGAGTGACGACCAACCCCTACATCACGATGCTCGATCGGGCACTCGCCGACTCCGACGAGGTCGAGCACCTCCGCTTCTCATGGCGCGGCGCGATCCTCGGCCGCTACGACGTCTTCCACTGGCACTGGCCCGAGGTGAAGCTGCACGGCGGGAGTGCCGTGTCGTCGGTGGGCAAGTACGTGCTGACCGCGCTGCTTTCGCTGCGGCATTCGCTCTCCCGGCGGATCGCCGTCGTGCGCACCGTGCACAACCTCGAGCTTCCCGACGACAACGCCGCCCGGCTGTGGCTGCTGCGACGCATCGAGCACCAGGCCGATCACCGGATCGTCCTGAACGAGACCACGCTGCTGCCGGAGGGCACCGCGCGCTCGGTCATCCTGCACGGGCACTATCGCGACTGGTACGCGCCGCAGCCCCGCGCCGACCGGGTGCGCGGGCGCCTCGGAACCTTCGGCGGCGTGCGCCGGTACAAGGGCGTCTCGGGATTCGTGGATGCCTACGCCGAGGCCCGCGGAGATGATCGCGAGCTCAGCATGACGATCGGCGGGAAGGCCTCGACGCAGGAGTTGGCCGATGATCTGCGCGCGCAGGTCGAGGGGCTGCCCGGGGTGACGCTGCAGCTCGCGTTCCTCAGTGATGCCGAGCTGGTCGAGCTGGTCACGGCATCCGAGCTGGTCGTGCTCGCCTATCGCTTCATGCACAACTCCGGCAGCGTGCTCGCGGCCCTGTCGCTCGACCGGCCGGTGCTCGTGCCGCGCAACGAGCCGAACGAGGCGCTCGCCGCCGAGGTGGGCGCGGAGTGGGTGCAGATGTACGAGGGCGAGGTCGACGGCCGCGCGCTGCTCGAGGCGCTGCGCGCGGTGCGGCGGATCGAGGCCGAGCGGCCGGATCTCTCGCGCCGGGAATGGGCGGATGCCGGGGCCTCGCACGCGGCCGCCTACCGGGCGGCGCTGCGCAGCCGCTGGCTCGGCGCGAAGGCCCGGGGGGTGGACGCGTGA
- a CDS encoding phenylacetate--CoA ligase family protein: MIREAAFRLKTAIGGRSSMEAYRAFLQMDALAPEEIADISARRSAEHARFAFAHSPFYRDLYSSHGFSDDDLRDPASFSSLPIVDKAMLRENFDAIRTDEADQRTSVVSKTGGSTGLPLHLLRDLRFPARALEWRLFEWWGVTPWDDRGIVTRHVLTGAARLRHDLGWLPSRRVQLDAFQITDEAVTQFARDWNRVKPRFLIGYGGGVLDTVRRLRRLGLEVHPPRAIAVTAAPLTPGTRAEIETAFGAPCYDHYRSAEIPWMAGECSHQSGLHVFADVRRIEIVDAADAPVPDGVEGEVVVTDLSNRVFPVVRYRLGDISSYLPGTCACGRGLPRLGAISGRSSDAVRLPDGTTIAGALGHIFDDAPLSIRQFEIVQEADYAVTLRCIPSDAPNAQAGIDAAAAKLRFATKGLVPVAVERVESIPQVGGKMRFIRSAAPVPPA, translated from the coding sequence GTGATCCGCGAGGCGGCGTTCCGCCTGAAGACCGCGATCGGCGGACGGTCGAGCATGGAGGCCTACCGGGCGTTCCTGCAGATGGACGCGCTCGCACCCGAGGAGATCGCCGACATCAGTGCGCGTCGGTCGGCGGAGCACGCGCGGTTCGCCTTCGCGCACAGCCCCTTCTATCGCGACCTCTACTCGTCGCACGGGTTCTCCGACGACGACCTGCGCGACCCCGCATCGTTCTCGTCGCTGCCGATCGTCGACAAGGCCATGCTGCGCGAGAACTTCGACGCCATCCGTACCGATGAGGCCGACCAGCGCACCAGTGTGGTGTCGAAGACGGGCGGCAGCACGGGGCTGCCGCTGCATCTGCTGCGCGATCTGCGCTTTCCGGCGCGGGCGCTCGAGTGGCGGCTGTTCGAGTGGTGGGGCGTGACGCCCTGGGACGACCGCGGCATCGTCACCCGGCACGTGCTCACGGGAGCCGCGCGGCTGCGGCACGATCTCGGGTGGTTGCCCTCGCGGCGCGTGCAGCTGGACGCCTTCCAGATCACGGATGAGGCGGTGACGCAGTTCGCCCGCGACTGGAACCGGGTGAAGCCGCGGTTCCTCATCGGCTACGGCGGCGGGGTGCTCGACACCGTGCGCCGCCTGCGGCGTCTGGGGCTGGAGGTGCATCCGCCTCGTGCGATCGCGGTGACCGCGGCTCCGCTCACCCCCGGCACGCGCGCCGAGATCGAGACGGCCTTCGGCGCCCCCTGCTACGACCACTACCGCTCGGCCGAGATCCCCTGGATGGCGGGGGAGTGCAGTCACCAGAGCGGCTTGCACGTGTTCGCGGACGTGCGGCGGATAGAGATCGTGGACGCCGCGGATGCTCCCGTGCCCGACGGCGTCGAGGGCGAGGTCGTCGTCACCGACCTGAGCAACCGGGTGTTCCCGGTGGTGCGCTACCGCCTCGGCGACATCAGCAGCTACCTGCCCGGCACCTGCGCCTGCGGGCGCGGCCTGCCGAGACTGGGCGCGATCTCCGGTCGGTCGTCGGATGCCGTGCGCCTGCCCGACGGCACGACGATCGCGGGTGCGCTCGGCCACATCTTCGACGATGCGCCGCTGTCGATCCGGCAGTTCGAGATCGTGCAGGAGGCCGACTACGCCGTCACCCTCCGCTGCATCCCGAGCGATGCGCCGAATGCGCAGGCCGGGATCGACGCGGCCGCCGCGAAGCTGCGCTTCGCCACCAAGGGCCTGGTTCCGGTGGCGGTGGAGCGGGTCGAGAGCATCCCGCAGGTGGGCGGCAAGATGCGCTTCATCCGCAGCGCAGCGCCGGTCCCACCGGCCTGA
- a CDS encoding glycosyltransferase, which translates to MTADTRRPHLLVHAGWELFGSDRMLLESARGLRDAGERVVVALPAAGPLVGELQAAGVEVLIPPTFALRKSALRPRNWLRSLRDAIRGFVAAVVITRRLRPRTLYVSTIVLPLWPIVGRLLRVPTVTHVHEAEASAARIVNTVLYAPHLAAHRIIVNSEFTMRTVGSVIPALGRRATLIPNGVDSPDSVPEPRAVIDRLRIAYVGRISHRKGPDVAVEAVALLGDAGIEAELDLIGAVFEGNEAYDETLRRRTDELGVAHLVQHHGFRSDVWPALGAADVLVVPSRQDESFGNTAVEGVLAGRPVVASEIPGLREAVGAYGSAAFVAPGDASALADALARVVADWSALRVTALADRDRAKERFAPEVYRATIAAFLSDLARGR; encoded by the coding sequence GTGACAGCCGACACCCGCCGCCCGCATCTGCTCGTGCACGCCGGCTGGGAACTGTTCGGTTCCGACCGGATGCTCCTCGAGAGCGCACGGGGTCTGCGCGACGCGGGCGAGCGGGTCGTCGTCGCGCTTCCCGCGGCGGGGCCGCTGGTCGGCGAGCTCCAGGCCGCCGGCGTCGAGGTCCTGATCCCGCCGACCTTCGCGTTGCGCAAGTCGGCTCTCCGCCCGCGCAACTGGCTGCGCTCCCTGCGCGATGCCATCCGCGGGTTCGTCGCCGCCGTCGTGATCACCCGTCGCCTGCGACCTCGGACGCTGTACGTGAGCACGATCGTGCTGCCGCTCTGGCCCATCGTCGGCCGCCTGCTGCGCGTGCCGACCGTGACGCACGTGCACGAGGCCGAAGCATCCGCCGCCCGCATCGTCAACACGGTGCTCTATGCACCGCACCTCGCCGCGCACCGCATCATCGTGAACAGCGAGTTCACGATGCGCACGGTGGGCTCGGTGATCCCGGCGCTCGGTCGTCGCGCGACGCTCATCCCCAACGGGGTCGACTCCCCGGACTCGGTGCCCGAGCCGCGCGCGGTGATCGATCGCCTGCGCATCGCCTACGTCGGTCGAATCTCCCACCGCAAAGGCCCCGACGTGGCCGTGGAAGCAGTCGCTCTCCTCGGCGACGCCGGGATCGAGGCGGAGCTCGATCTCATCGGGGCCGTCTTCGAGGGCAACGAGGCGTACGACGAGACCCTGCGGCGTCGCACCGACGAGCTGGGCGTCGCGCATCTCGTGCAGCACCACGGCTTCCGGTCCGACGTGTGGCCGGCGCTCGGAGCGGCCGACGTGCTGGTGGTGCCTTCCCGCCAGGACGAGTCCTTCGGCAACACGGCCGTGGAGGGTGTCCTCGCCGGGCGCCCCGTCGTGGCGAGCGAGATCCCCGGACTGCGCGAGGCGGTCGGGGCGTACGGCTCGGCCGCGTTCGTCGCGCCGGGTGATGCCTCGGCGCTGGCGGATGCTCTCGCCCGCGTCGTCGCGGACTGGTCGGCGCTCCGCGTGACGGCGCTCGCCGATCGTGACCGGGCGAAGGAGCGCTTCGCCCCGGAGGTGTACCGGGCGACGATCGCGGCCTTCCTCAGCGACCTCGCACGGGGGCGCTGA
- a CDS encoding CDP-alcohol phosphatidyltransferase family protein — MLRLKQAQKSSKGAAAYSRYVNRPLGRPLAATAYAWGMTPSQVTIVSALCTLTGVALIALLAPTVWSSVLVAALLVLGYALDSADGQLARLTGTGSLAGEWLDHFFDSLKLATIHLAVLVCWFRFYDLDDRWLLLPLAFAAIANTFFFGIIAADFLRRIHRLQSPAETEEAPREAWRSGSLYSLAVIPSDYGFLCLAFALLWWQQGFVVIYTALAAINALLLLLAALRWYRSIKGLQADG; from the coding sequence ATGCTGCGTCTGAAACAGGCGCAGAAATCATCGAAGGGCGCGGCGGCATACTCGCGCTACGTGAACCGGCCTTTGGGGCGCCCGCTCGCGGCGACGGCCTACGCGTGGGGGATGACCCCGTCGCAGGTCACCATCGTGAGCGCGCTGTGCACCCTGACCGGGGTGGCGCTGATCGCGCTGCTCGCGCCGACGGTCTGGTCGTCGGTGCTGGTGGCGGCGCTGCTCGTGCTCGGCTACGCGCTCGACTCGGCCGACGGGCAGCTCGCGCGTCTCACCGGAACGGGCTCGCTCGCGGGGGAGTGGCTCGACCACTTCTTCGATTCACTCAAGCTCGCGACGATCCATCTCGCCGTGCTCGTGTGCTGGTTCCGGTTCTACGATCTCGACGACCGGTGGCTGCTCCTACCGCTGGCGTTCGCCGCGATCGCGAACACGTTCTTCTTCGGCATCATCGCCGCCGACTTCCTGCGGCGCATCCACCGGCTCCAGTCCCCGGCCGAGACCGAGGAGGCGCCGCGCGAGGCCTGGCGCTCCGGCTCGCTGTACTCGCTCGCGGTGATCCCCAGCGACTACGGATTCCTCTGCCTCGCCTTCGCGCTGCTGTGGTGGCAGCAGGGCTTCGTGGTGATCTACACGGCGCTCGCCGCGATCAATGCGCTGCTCCTGCTGCTCGCCGCACTGCGCTGGTACCGCTCGATCAAGGGCCTGCAGGCCGATGGCTGA
- a CDS encoding glycosyltransferase family 2 protein has translation MDERRMLGIIVVNYASAGLLAENLTATAAAVPDARIVVVDNRSTPEERARVEALSVANGWRLVPMDDNAGFGGGVNAGAAVAFDELGVTDILLLNPDARIDGRSVAALSAATAEGPSVASPRVEDVAGRVWFAGMDVYLGDGSMGGPRRRREHPDARRLPWLSGACLWFTHEAWDLTGGFDDAYFLYWEDVDISVRAARAGARLLVVDDALAVHDEGGTHRASAQRPEAKSELYYYYNIRNRLLFAGLLLDAADAEAWSRTAWSNARQVLLRGGRRQFLRPIAPLRAAWRGVRDGRRLLAQAGSQRGPAV, from the coding sequence ATGGACGAACGACGGATGCTGGGGATCATCGTCGTCAACTACGCCTCGGCGGGCCTTCTCGCCGAGAACCTGACCGCGACGGCTGCGGCGGTGCCGGACGCGCGGATCGTCGTCGTCGACAACCGCTCGACACCGGAGGAGCGCGCACGCGTCGAGGCCCTGAGCGTCGCGAACGGGTGGCGGCTCGTGCCGATGGACGACAACGCGGGGTTCGGCGGCGGAGTGAACGCCGGTGCCGCCGTGGCGTTCGACGAGCTCGGGGTCACCGACATCCTGCTCCTGAATCCGGATGCCCGGATCGACGGTCGCTCCGTCGCCGCCCTGTCCGCGGCGACCGCGGAGGGGCCCAGCGTCGCCTCGCCGCGCGTCGAGGACGTCGCGGGCCGGGTGTGGTTCGCCGGCATGGACGTGTACCTCGGCGACGGATCGATGGGCGGGCCGCGTCGCCGCCGCGAGCACCCGGACGCCCGACGCCTGCCCTGGCTCAGCGGAGCCTGCCTGTGGTTCACACACGAGGCCTGGGACCTCACGGGCGGCTTCGACGACGCGTACTTCCTGTACTGGGAGGACGTCGACATCTCGGTGCGCGCCGCCCGCGCGGGAGCGCGCCTGCTCGTCGTCGACGACGCTCTGGCGGTGCACGACGAGGGCGGTACGCATCGCGCGAGCGCCCAGCGACCGGAGGCGAAGTCCGAGCTGTACTACTACTACAACATCCGCAACCGGCTGCTCTTCGCGGGTCTGCTGCTCGACGCAGCGGATGCCGAGGCCTGGTCGCGCACCGCCTGGAGCAATGCGCGCCAGGTTCTGCTGCGCGGGGGACGCCGGCAGTTCCTCCGCCCGATCGCTCCGCTGCGCGCGGCATGGCGCGGTGTGCGCGACGGACGACGACTTCTTGCACAGGCTGGTTCGCAGCGGGGGCCCGCGGTCTAA
- a CDS encoding right-handed parallel beta-helix repeat-containing protein has translation MRLRRHHHRPDPSPRLATTGATAAVAAVTLLLGLVGAPASAAETPAPEPTTTETPAPSPEPQPSASEVPAPDPASPDPAPGDSPATDAPAPETRSAAAAAPAVLLADDFERTSPAGWGSSDNGLAYTSWSSRAGVASVADGAATIALKPGESAYLTPRAVQAKDVRLSADVRLSSTGGRGYYAYTTRVQSDGASYRVRLLTDAKGQVQLSVLRTQGGKDTELKSASVPLSILGDSWYTFDATVTGTDAVSFEARLTPKGTTPGAPQLTVTDTSSSKIGGAGGFALWGYASSSGASASALQIDALEATVATGPLSSEVVTDPEPEPQPEPQPEPEPQPEPEPQPEPQPEPEPEPQPEPQPQPGTGLEARGSAPVGTASYAVPQGAVFVNGSSTSQTQNGSAAAPYRSVQKAVDSSPAGSTIVVRAGEYHESVEVPFNKTMTIQAYPGEAVWFDGSTRVTSWTKSGSSWVSGGWTAEFDDDMLNGNASWFVDPNYPMANHPDMLFIDGVAQKQVASASQVTAGTFAVDYAADRLILGTDPSGKQVRASDLGQAFNVRSANSQLKGLGVRRYATSYDVLGTIRMHNVGVTLRDLVIEDNATIGLFVGNDRATVDNLTIRRNGLLGMSLTTAYDSTVSDSLITDNNNERFNGSPVAGGIKVTRSRGVDMTNVDTSRNVGSGTWFDESCYDVNIVDVTSNDNTEIGIHAELSSKVTIARSQTFDNKEGIRIFDSEGVLITNNDLGNNSRHDINLMQDERRQATHKVGRDPRVTGADPTVTWITRNITIRNNVFGAGGPRAIFAHDTQTGRAVDTWNLTIDGNLFSSSKGGPSMVTWGGSGNVYETFSTPLALASAKNTGWRNAMTTTAEPFSGMADEIAANSGIARPLTGAAATLLGVGSGTVLLGSGR, from the coding sequence TTGCGTCTTCGACGTCACCATCACCGTCCTGATCCCTCCCCTCGTCTGGCGACCACCGGTGCCACCGCTGCGGTCGCAGCCGTGACGCTGCTGCTCGGCCTGGTCGGCGCTCCCGCCTCGGCGGCTGAGACTCCGGCACCCGAGCCGACGACGACCGAGACCCCGGCCCCGTCCCCGGAGCCGCAGCCGAGCGCGAGCGAGGTGCCGGCCCCCGATCCGGCGTCACCCGATCCCGCCCCCGGCGATTCGCCGGCCACGGATGCTCCCGCGCCCGAAACCCGCAGCGCGGCGGCAGCGGCACCGGCCGTGCTGCTCGCCGACGACTTCGAGCGCACCTCGCCCGCGGGGTGGGGCAGCTCCGACAACGGGCTGGCCTACACCTCGTGGTCGTCGCGTGCGGGTGTCGCGAGCGTCGCCGACGGCGCGGCGACCATCGCGCTGAAGCCCGGCGAATCCGCCTATCTCACCCCTCGCGCCGTCCAGGCGAAGGACGTGCGGCTCTCCGCCGACGTGCGCCTGTCGTCGACGGGCGGGCGGGGCTACTACGCCTATACGACCCGCGTGCAGAGCGACGGCGCCTCGTACCGTGTGCGCCTGCTCACCGACGCGAAGGGGCAGGTGCAGCTCTCGGTGCTGCGCACCCAGGGCGGCAAGGACACCGAGCTGAAGTCGGCGTCGGTGCCGTTGAGCATCCTCGGTGATTCCTGGTACACGTTCGACGCGACCGTCACCGGAACGGATGCCGTCAGCTTCGAGGCCCGCCTCACCCCGAAGGGCACCACTCCCGGTGCACCGCAGCTGACCGTCACCGACACCTCATCGAGCAAGATCGGCGGAGCCGGTGGATTCGCGCTGTGGGGCTATGCCTCCAGCAGCGGCGCCTCGGCATCGGCGCTGCAGATCGATGCCCTCGAGGCGACGGTCGCCACGGGACCGTTGAGCAGCGAGGTCGTGACCGACCCGGAGCCCGAGCCCCAGCCGGAACCGCAGCCGGAGCCCGAACCCCAGCCCGAGCCGGAACCGCAGCCCGAGCCCCAGCCCGAGCCCGAGCCGGAGCCCCAGCCGGAGCCGCAGCCCCAGCCGGGCACCGGTCTCGAGGCCCGCGGATCCGCCCCGGTCGGTACCGCGTCGTACGCCGTGCCGCAGGGGGCCGTGTTCGTCAACGGCTCGTCGACATCGCAGACCCAGAACGGCAGCGCGGCGGCACCGTACCGCAGCGTGCAGAAGGCGGTCGACTCCTCGCCCGCCGGCTCGACGATCGTCGTGCGCGCCGGGGAGTACCACGAGTCCGTCGAGGTGCCCTTCAACAAGACCATGACCATCCAGGCCTACCCCGGCGAGGCGGTCTGGTTCGACGGATCGACCCGGGTGACGTCCTGGACGAAGTCCGGATCGTCGTGGGTGAGCGGCGGATGGACCGCCGAGTTCGACGACGACATGCTGAACGGCAACGCGAGCTGGTTCGTCGACCCGAACTACCCGATGGCCAACCACCCCGACATGCTGTTCATCGACGGGGTGGCGCAGAAGCAGGTCGCCTCGGCATCCCAGGTCACAGCCGGCACCTTCGCGGTCGATTACGCAGCCGACCGACTGATCCTCGGTACCGACCCGAGCGGTAAGCAGGTGCGGGCCAGCGATCTCGGGCAGGCGTTCAACGTGCGCTCCGCGAACTCGCAGCTCAAGGGCCTCGGCGTCCGCCGCTACGCGACCTCGTACGACGTGCTCGGCACCATCCGCATGCACAACGTCGGGGTCACGCTTCGAGATCTGGTCATCGAGGACAACGCCACGATCGGACTCTTCGTGGGCAACGACCGCGCCACGGTCGACAACCTCACGATCCGCCGCAACGGTCTGCTCGGCATGTCGTTGACCACGGCGTACGACTCGACCGTGTCGGACTCGCTCATCACCGACAACAACAACGAGCGCTTCAACGGCTCGCCCGTCGCCGGTGGTATCAAGGTCACGCGCTCCCGCGGGGTCGACATGACCAACGTCGACACGAGCCGCAACGTCGGCAGCGGAACCTGGTTCGACGAGTCCTGCTACGACGTGAACATCGTCGACGTCACGTCGAACGACAACACCGAGATCGGCATCCACGCCGAGCTCTCATCGAAGGTCACGATCGCCCGCAGCCAGACGTTCGACAACAAGGAGGGCATCCGGATCTTCGATTCGGAGGGCGTGCTCATCACCAACAACGACCTCGGCAACAACTCCCGGCACGACATCAACCTCATGCAGGACGAGCGACGTCAGGCCACCCACAAGGTCGGACGCGACCCGCGCGTGACCGGTGCCGACCCGACGGTGACGTGGATCACCCGCAACATCACGATCCGCAACAACGTGTTCGGCGCGGGCGGACCGCGGGCGATCTTCGCTCACGACACCCAGACCGGGCGGGCCGTCGACACGTGGAACCTCACGATCGACGGGAACCTCTTCAGCAGTTCGAAGGGCGGACCGTCGATGGTCACCTGGGGTGGCTCGGGCAACGTCTACGAGACGTTCTCGACGCCGCTCGCGCTCGCCTCGGCGAAGAACACCGGATGGCGCAATGCGATGACCACCACCGCCGAGCCCTTCTCGGGCATGGCCGACGAGATCGCCGCCAACAGCGGCATCGCGCGTCCGCTCACCGGCGCGGCTGCGACCCTTCTCGGGGTCGGCAGCGGCACCGTGCTGCTGGGCAGCGGCCGCTGA
- a CDS encoding arsenate reductase/protein-tyrosine-phosphatase family protein, producing MTHRLIFVCEANICRSPLMELVLRAQGDAAGWQISSAGTRVGTAGNRMCVTSAEIAEASGDAETPILAAGHRSEAIDAEALRTADLILTASRAERSAVAAAAPAARSRAFTLREAIHLGVEPVDAREFEIIAEFDADAASTTGLARYAEALHARRGFTAPPKTNRALFGRRRRNPFDIADAHHDSAREHRAMLTSTSAEVGQFLRQAAAFLDSASGSR from the coding sequence GTGACGCACAGACTGATCTTCGTCTGCGAGGCGAACATCTGCCGGTCGCCGCTGATGGAGCTGGTGCTCCGCGCGCAGGGCGATGCGGCCGGGTGGCAGATCTCGAGCGCGGGTACCCGCGTGGGGACCGCGGGCAATCGCATGTGCGTGACCTCGGCCGAGATCGCCGAGGCCTCCGGCGATGCCGAGACGCCGATCCTCGCCGCCGGCCACCGCTCGGAGGCGATCGACGCCGAGGCGCTGCGGACCGCCGATCTGATCCTCACCGCCAGTCGCGCCGAGCGCTCGGCGGTCGCCGCCGCCGCACCCGCCGCCCGTTCCCGCGCATTCACCCTGCGCGAGGCGATCCACCTCGGGGTCGAGCCCGTCGATGCCCGTGAGTTCGAGATCATCGCCGAATTCGATGCGGATGCCGCGAGCACCACGGGCCTGGCCCGATACGCCGAGGCGCTCCACGCCCGTCGCGGCTTCACCGCACCGCCGAAGACGAACCGCGCGCTGTTCGGTCGCCGCCGCCGGAACCCGTTCGACATCGCCGACGCGCACCACGACTCGGCGCGCGAGCACCGCGCGATGCTGACCTCGACGTCGGCCGAGGTCGGGCAGTTCCTGCGTCAGGCTGCGGCTTTCCTCGACTCTGCGTCGGGTTCGCGCTGA